The Dendropsophus ebraccatus isolate aDenEbr1 chromosome 10, aDenEbr1.pat, whole genome shotgun sequence genome has a segment encoding these proteins:
- the LOC138802973 gene encoding SERTA domain-containing protein 1-like: MLAKGIKRKFSEVEGEMGTGPEVEMAARCQSSLPAVQSHCLMNISLLKLHRSLHHVEPNLRHLVLVANTLRRLQDNMQTESSATGVWKSTEDNSRKDYSSQTSVNESKKPALEIPGEDALFSTMDASLYSSISTILEDLNNFEGLSCSPLPQADDDQFCSPKDLSKDGSREESVKLAPTSNFLSSSTYLLGDNLEDIFEDIDTSMYDSDPWASNNLLNFKTFSSINETEEKTLSDGQDSMLELSDLDYLMDVLVGTQNC; the protein is encoded by the coding sequence ATGTTGGCCAAAGGGATCAAACGTAAATTTTCGGAGGTAGAGGGGGAGATGGGAACTGGTCCCGAAGTAGAGATGGCAGCTCGATGCCAGAGCTCGCTGCCCGCAGTGCAGTCCCACTGCTTGATGAACATCTCTCTACTGAAGCTTCACCGTAGTCTGCACCATGTGGAGCCTAACCTGCGGCATCTCGTACTGGTGGCCAACACCTTACGACGTCTTCAGGATAATATGCAAACTGAATCAAGTGCCACAGGAGTGTGGAAATCCACGGAGGACAACTCTAGAAAAGACTACTCCTCCCAGACATCTGTCAATGAGAGTAAGAAACCGGCTTTAGAGATTCCCGGAGAAGATGCCCTATTCTCTACGATGGATGCATCTTTATATTCTTCCATTTCTACCATTCTTGAAGATTTAAACAATTTTGAAGGGTTGAGCTGCTCGCCACTTCCCCAGGCAGATGATGATCAATTTTGCTCTCCAAAAGACTTAAGCAAAGATGGAAGCCGAGAGGAATCTGTTAAGCTTGCTCCAACATCCAACTTCCTAAGTTCTTCAACCTATCTCCTTGGTGACAACTTGGAGGACATTTTTGAGGACATTGACACTTCCATGTATGACAGTGACCCTTGGGCGAGCAACAACCTTTTAAACTTCAAGACATTTTCTAGCATCAACGAAACAGAAGAGAAGACATTGTCTGACGGACAGGACTCTATGTTGGAACTTAGCGATTTGGACTATCTCATGGATGTTCTAGTGGGAACCCAAAACTGCTGA